In Paenibacillus sp. J23TS9, a single genomic region encodes these proteins:
- the ytfJ gene encoding GerW family sporulation protein, with product MTDHPIQGLMQTAMENIKGMVDVNTIVGDPVQTPDGSVILPISKVGFGFAAGGSDFNGEYAGKDVNANGQNHNDLKSSMPFGGGSGGGVSIRPIAFLVVGKEGVHIVPLDNQTHLFEKLIDSAPMMVEKIQSMFQTNPAATAGVNTTQTPVEQPNPTFY from the coding sequence ATGACCGATCATCCAATTCAAGGCCTCATGCAGACCGCTATGGAAAACATCAAAGGCATGGTTGATGTGAATACAATTGTGGGAGATCCCGTTCAAACACCGGATGGCAGCGTGATTCTTCCGATCAGTAAAGTGGGGTTTGGGTTTGCAGCCGGAGGCAGCGATTTTAACGGAGAATATGCCGGTAAAGACGTTAACGCAAACGGCCAAAACCACAACGATCTTAAATCTTCCATGCCATTTGGCGGCGGTAGCGGCGGTGGTGTATCTATTCGTCCAATCGCGTTTCTTGTTGTGGGTAAAGAAGGTGTGCATATCGTGCCGCTGGATAATCAAACCCATCTGTTTGAGAAGCTGATCGACTCTGCACCGATGATGGTTGAAAAGATCCAGTCCATGTTCCAAACCAATCCTGCTGCAACCGCTGGCGTAAATACTACACAAACACCAGTCGAGCAACCCAATCCAACGTTTTATTAA
- a CDS encoding D-alanyl-D-alanine carboxypeptidase family protein produces the protein MRIKSITCWIAMIALLLTCSVSVSAQNRPSLPELYTHAQAAALIDVTSGRLLYSSHGDDELRIASLTKIMTAIVAIEHGDFKKPVKVSKNAFGKEGSSIYLKLGEEMTLENMLYGLMLRSGNDAATAIAEHVGGSEEGFVYLMNEEAKQLGLVHSHFANPHGLDAEGHYSSANDLAKLTAYALHNPVFRNIVKTPTKKAPNPNESWDYKWDNKNKMLRLYDGADGVKTGYTKKAFRCLVSSATRNGQQLVAVTLNDGDDWNDHGKMLDYGFEYYPLSSLMEKGEAVKGYDLVVSNTFQYPFAKGEQDGVEKKLVLHQPVREGSTDVSFGLRGEIQIYLEGKQVGVVPVYQKGSFLPAEKERNPVQNTMAPVHPSTFAGALSEVVKKLFLQHD, from the coding sequence ATGCGGATAAAATCAATCACTTGCTGGATCGCTATGATTGCACTTTTGCTGACCTGCAGCGTATCAGTTTCAGCGCAAAACAGACCATCTCTTCCTGAATTGTACACACATGCGCAGGCTGCCGCTTTGATCGATGTAACATCAGGGCGATTGCTGTATTCCAGCCATGGAGATGATGAGCTGCGGATTGCCAGCTTGACTAAAATCATGACGGCCATTGTTGCCATTGAACACGGAGATTTCAAGAAACCGGTCAAGGTTAGCAAAAATGCTTTTGGAAAAGAGGGCTCATCCATCTATCTCAAGCTGGGTGAAGAGATGACCCTTGAAAATATGCTTTACGGCCTAATGCTCCGTTCAGGGAATGATGCAGCTACGGCAATTGCCGAACATGTTGGCGGGTCAGAGGAAGGCTTTGTTTATTTAATGAATGAAGAAGCAAAACAGCTTGGTCTGGTGCATTCACATTTTGCCAACCCCCATGGGCTCGATGCGGAAGGTCATTATTCATCGGCGAATGATCTGGCCAAGCTGACAGCCTATGCACTGCATAATCCCGTTTTCCGGAATATCGTCAAGACACCAACCAAAAAAGCACCGAATCCTAATGAGTCCTGGGATTACAAATGGGATAACAAGAACAAAATGCTTAGATTGTACGATGGAGCCGATGGCGTGAAGACTGGGTATACCAAAAAAGCATTTCGCTGTCTGGTTAGCTCGGCAACACGCAATGGCCAGCAGTTGGTCGCTGTGACGCTGAATGATGGGGATGACTGGAATGATCATGGCAAAATGCTGGACTACGGCTTTGAATACTATCCCTTGTCCTCATTGATGGAGAAAGGGGAAGCTGTAAAGGGCTATGATCTGGTGGTAAGTAATACCTTCCAATATCCCTTTGCCAAAGGTGAACAGGATGGAGTCGAAAAAAAGCTGGTTCTCCATCAGCCTGTTAGAGAAGGGAGCACAGATGTAAGCTTTGGACTGCGGGGGGAAATACAGATTTATCTTGAGGGGAAGCAAGTGGGAGTGGTTCCGGTTTATCAGAAAGGAAGTTTCCTGCCTGCTGAAAAAGAACGGAATCCAGTCCAGAACACAATGGCTCCGGTGCATCCATCGACCTTTGCCGGAGCGCTGTCAGAAGTGGTTAAAAAACTGTTCCTGCAGCATGACTAA